The following are from one region of the Segatella oris genome:
- a CDS encoding FKBP-type peptidyl-prolyl cis-trans isomerase encodes MKKLIVIALVFMAGATLTTQAKDKKKKPMSTLQQAAVKLVSASDSLSYLAGMTATDGLVPYLQQSFQVDTTNMADFLKGFREAQSRVGDPAFKAYVAGMQIAEMVNSRILPNMKQAFEDSNDSIQRAMFLNGFTAALQNDTTFFAQSEASRLYRKRMDNVVETRNAAYKKENEDWLKTNAQKEGMQTTPSGLQYKVLITGNGPKPKETDKVKVKYEGRLIDGTVFDSSYKRDPQTNVFRCNEVIKGWTEALTMMPVGSKWEVCIPQNLGYGGRQAGQIKPFSTLVFTVELVDIEK; translated from the coding sequence ATGAAAAAACTCATAGTTATTGCGCTCGTCTTCATGGCGGGCGCAACGCTTACTACACAGGCAAAGGACAAGAAGAAGAAACCAATGAGCACTTTACAACAAGCAGCAGTGAAGCTTGTTTCTGCTTCTGACTCGCTCAGCTACCTTGCTGGTATGACGGCAACTGACGGTCTTGTGCCCTATCTTCAGCAGAGTTTCCAAGTCGACACCACGAATATGGCCGACTTTCTGAAAGGATTTCGCGAAGCACAGTCACGCGTTGGAGATCCTGCTTTCAAGGCCTATGTAGCCGGAATGCAGATTGCTGAGATGGTGAACAGCCGCATTCTGCCCAACATGAAGCAGGCTTTCGAAGATTCAAACGACTCCATACAGCGTGCAATGTTCCTCAATGGCTTCACCGCTGCATTGCAGAATGATACCACATTCTTCGCACAAAGCGAAGCTTCCAGACTCTATCGCAAGCGTATGGACAATGTCGTTGAGACGCGGAATGCCGCCTATAAGAAGGAAAACGAAGACTGGTTGAAGACCAATGCACAGAAAGAAGGCATGCAGACCACGCCTTCCGGACTGCAATATAAAGTGCTCATCACCGGTAACGGCCCTAAACCGAAAGAGACAGACAAGGTGAAAGTGAAGTACGAAGGCCGCTTGATAGACGGTACAGTCTTTGACAGCAGCTACAAACGCGACCCCCAAACCAATGTCTTTCGATGCAATGAAGTCATCAAAGGCTGGACAGAAGCACTCACAATGATGCCTGTTGGCAGTAAATGGGAAGTTTGCATACCACAGAATTTGGGTTATGGCGGTCGACAAGCAGGCCAGATTAAGCCTTTCTCTACCCTCGTCTTCACAGTTGAGTTAGTAGATATCGAGAAATAA
- a CDS encoding DUF4294 domain-containing protein, with product MKYRLFMIMMLVGMSLQLNAQTNTVGKRPGSVLPEDRDVDMDDPTFVPMVRVGKVLQGRDSIQYVELNNIYVYPQPVFENAQQRMAYNRLVYNVKKVLPIAKEVNRIIIETYDYIQTLPNKRAKDAHLKYVEKSIKEEYTPRMKKLTYQQGKLLIKLVYRECGSSAYGTLQAVLGPVRAGFWQAFAWTFGASLAKKYDPNGVDRLTERVVLMVEAGQL from the coding sequence ATGAAATATAGGTTGTTCATGATCATGATGCTTGTCGGCATGTCGCTGCAGTTGAATGCCCAGACAAATACCGTCGGGAAACGCCCCGGAAGCGTGCTCCCTGAGGATCGGGATGTCGATATGGATGATCCTACTTTCGTGCCTATGGTGCGCGTTGGAAAGGTGCTTCAGGGGCGCGACTCTATCCAGTATGTCGAGCTCAACAATATATATGTCTACCCACAGCCCGTGTTTGAGAATGCACAGCAGCGCATGGCCTACAATCGGTTGGTGTATAATGTGAAGAAAGTACTGCCGATAGCCAAGGAAGTTAACCGCATCATCATCGAAACCTACGACTATATTCAGACGCTTCCCAATAAGAGAGCCAAGGACGCTCACTTGAAATATGTGGAGAAAAGCATTAAGGAAGAGTACACACCACGCATGAAAAAGCTGACCTATCAGCAGGGAAAGCTGCTTATCAAATTGGTTTATCGCGAGTGTGGAAGTTCGGCTTACGGCACATTGCAGGCGGTGTTGGGCCCTGTCCGTGCGGGTTTCTGGCAGGCTTTCGCTTGGACTTTCGGTGCTTCTTTGGCTAAGAAATACGATCCGAACGGCGTTGACCGACTCACCGAACGCGTGGTGTTGATGGTTGAAGCAGGTCAGTTATAA
- a CDS encoding DUF6377 domain-containing protein, with protein MKKILLAVICSLFSLPMLCEEHDLQALLHKLDDAIEQSDVIEQQHRKAIENLLKMFDEAVDDKIRYKSCLDLFFQYKKCNLDSMYIYAKEGWLLAKKMDDDEKIQSSMLNVADAYKKLARYDEALNILQNMDKNYIRTHGKQYYNMLHGIYFSLLKEGRSSEEQRFYRLMQRRYRDSMAVYEKPNSMMYVCNQSMILRLDGQYDQAIKLFRHYEKEHPDSIWNDASACAVASEVYAAAGYKDKGMLYLVKASILDKLSGNKSYTALQDLSRMLYERGDIDHAYRYMMVCMNDIMQSKAKSRLTNVASFLPIITAAHDKVVEEKRTTFIIYIITLVSFLLVLVIMVLLILRRNRRLSVLRHELESKNTKLQEKDVSIEAKNKELALLNDQLQEENNIKEEYIAQLFNICSIYINDLENYRLSLLTKMKTHKTKELLITLESPVASKYKRDLYRLFDTIFLKLFPNFISDFNSLITDGTVFLPKEGEILSPELRIYALVRLGITDSVRISSFLGYSKQTVYNYRQKVRSHIGISRDELIEKVKLL; from the coding sequence ATGAAAAAGATTTTGCTTGCTGTGATATGTAGCCTGTTTTCGTTGCCAATGCTCTGTGAAGAGCATGATTTACAAGCTTTGCTACATAAACTTGATGATGCCATAGAGCAATCTGATGTCATTGAACAACAGCATAGAAAAGCTATAGAGAATTTGCTTAAGATGTTTGATGAAGCCGTGGACGACAAAATTAGGTATAAGTCTTGTTTAGACCTTTTCTTTCAGTATAAAAAGTGTAATCTTGATTCAATGTATATTTATGCTAAAGAAGGTTGGTTGTTGGCAAAGAAGATGGATGATGATGAGAAGATTCAAAGTTCAATGTTGAATGTTGCTGATGCTTATAAAAAGCTCGCCAGGTACGATGAGGCCTTGAATATTTTACAAAACATGGACAAAAACTATATCCGTACGCATGGCAAACAATATTACAATATGCTTCATGGAATTTATTTCTCTTTGCTGAAAGAGGGAAGGAGCAGCGAAGAACAAAGGTTTTATCGCCTTATGCAGCGTCGGTATAGAGATTCTATGGCTGTATATGAGAAGCCAAATTCAATGATGTATGTCTGTAATCAAAGTATGATTTTACGTTTAGATGGACAGTATGATCAAGCGATAAAGCTGTTTCGTCATTATGAAAAGGAACATCCTGACAGTATTTGGAATGACGCTTCGGCGTGTGCTGTGGCTTCTGAAGTATATGCTGCAGCAGGATATAAAGATAAGGGTATGCTGTATCTTGTAAAAGCTTCAATCCTTGATAAATTGTCGGGAAACAAGAGTTATACTGCCCTTCAGGACCTTTCCAGAATGCTCTATGAAAGAGGAGACATAGATCATGCCTATCGCTATATGATGGTTTGCATGAATGATATCATGCAAAGTAAAGCAAAGAGCAGACTGACCAATGTTGCCAGTTTTCTTCCAATTATTACAGCTGCTCATGATAAAGTGGTTGAGGAGAAGCGCACTACATTTATCATTTATATAATAACGCTTGTTTCTTTTCTTTTGGTGTTAGTGATTATGGTATTGCTTATCCTAAGACGGAATCGAAGACTATCTGTTTTGCGTCATGAACTGGAGTCGAAAAACACGAAACTACAGGAAAAGGATGTCTCTATAGAGGCTAAGAATAAGGAACTTGCTTTGTTAAATGATCAGCTTCAGGAAGAAAACAATATCAAGGAAGAGTATATTGCTCAACTGTTTAATATTTGTTCGATATATATTAATGATTTGGAAAACTATCGTCTTAGTTTACTCACAAAAATGAAAACGCATAAGACAAAGGAGTTACTTATAACCTTGGAATCACCTGTAGCATCAAAATATAAAAGAGATCTTTATCGTCTTTTCGATACCATATTCTTAAAGCTATTTCCTAATTTTATTTCCGACTTTAACAGTCTTATCACTGATGGGACAGTCTTTTTACCAAAGGAAGGTGAAATCCTTTCGCCTGAGTTGAGGATTTACGCGCTGGTTCGTTTAGGAATAACTGATAGTGTCCGTATATCTTCATTTCTTGGCTATTCCAAACAAACGGTATACAACTATCGCCAAAAGGTGCGTTCTCATATAGGTATTTCTCGTGACGAATTGATTGAAAAAGTAAAACTTTTATAG
- a CDS encoding M28 family peptidase, with the protein MKKSMKITLGVAVAVLAIGGLHYYKNADSKVQNIEETEEVAKVNPVGPLFNADSAYAFTKAQCDFGPRDMNSRGHDLCGEWIVSKFKEYSCKVTTQTATLAGYDGTKLRSRNIMASINPEATTRILLCAHWDTRPWADNDPDSANWRKPILAANDAASGVAVMLELARIIQKSKHEKAFNKQLGIDFVCFDAEDWGTPQWANVADNADSWALGAQYWSKNLPQGYEARYGILLDMVGGVGAKFYREGMSMQYAPEIVKKVWRAAREVGFGSYFPKEDGGMITDDHVPVNQFAKIPTIDIIPYYPDCQQSSFGPTWHTLADNMENIDKNTLKAVGQTLVQVIYKEK; encoded by the coding sequence ATGAAGAAATCAATGAAAATAACGCTTGGAGTTGCTGTGGCTGTATTGGCTATAGGCGGGCTCCATTACTACAAAAATGCGGATAGCAAGGTGCAGAATATCGAGGAAACCGAGGAGGTTGCGAAGGTAAATCCAGTGGGGCCGTTGTTCAATGCCGATAGTGCTTACGCCTTTACAAAGGCACAATGCGACTTCGGACCACGCGACATGAACAGTCGGGGGCATGATCTTTGTGGCGAATGGATTGTCAGTAAGTTCAAGGAATATAGCTGTAAGGTGACCACGCAGACTGCAACGCTCGCGGGATATGACGGCACAAAGCTGCGCAGTCGTAACATCATGGCGAGCATTAACCCTGAGGCGACGACGCGAATACTGCTTTGTGCGCATTGGGATACCCGTCCGTGGGCAGACAACGACCCTGACAGTGCGAACTGGCGGAAGCCTATTCTTGCTGCCAATGATGCTGCAAGTGGGGTTGCCGTGATGCTCGAACTGGCACGGATTATCCAGAAAAGCAAGCATGAAAAGGCGTTTAACAAGCAGTTGGGCATTGACTTCGTTTGCTTTGATGCCGAAGATTGGGGCACTCCTCAATGGGCAAATGTGGCCGATAATGCCGATAGCTGGGCGCTTGGTGCACAGTATTGGAGCAAGAACCTGCCGCAGGGTTATGAGGCACGTTACGGCATCTTGTTAGACATGGTGGGTGGCGTTGGTGCCAAATTCTACCGTGAAGGCATGTCAATGCAATATGCTCCGGAGATTGTAAAGAAGGTTTGGCGCGCTGCACGTGAAGTAGGATTTGGCAGTTACTTCCCTAAGGAAGACGGCGGAATGATTACCGATGACCACGTGCCTGTTAATCAGTTTGCCAAGATTCCAACGATAGATATTATCCCATACTATCCTGATTGTCAGCAAAGTAGCTTCGGACCAACATGGCATACGCTTGCCGACAACATGGAAAATATTGATAAAAACACGCTGAAAGCTGTCGGGCAGACACTTGTCCAGGTGATATACAAGGAGAAATAG
- a CDS encoding SIR2 family NAD-dependent protein deacylase, producing MRTEASKIVFLTGAGMSVESGFKTFRGSDGLWENYPVEQIATHHGWENDPTLVTDFYNMLRRKLWNALPNAGHRLIRSLERDYQVTVITQNVDNLHERAGSSHVIHLHGELSKVCSSHDPYNPQFIEELTPENSDVAPGTLAKDGSLLRPFIVFFGESVPMIAPAAREVASADIFVIIGTSLNVYPAAGLLQYCKPDIPIYLIDPNPVNAGGYRHVKQLQMGASEGMKALIESLPQASFKGEESRA from the coding sequence ATGAGAACCGAAGCTTCAAAAATTGTCTTCCTCACCGGCGCGGGCATGTCGGTTGAGAGTGGATTTAAGACGTTTCGCGGCAGTGACGGCCTTTGGGAGAACTATCCTGTGGAGCAGATTGCCACGCATCATGGCTGGGAAAACGACCCGACATTGGTGACTGACTTCTACAACATGCTGCGACGTAAGCTTTGGAATGCCTTGCCTAATGCGGGACATCGGCTCATTCGGTCGCTCGAACGGGATTACCAAGTGACTGTTATCACGCAGAATGTGGATAATCTACATGAGCGTGCCGGCTCTTCGCACGTCATTCATCTGCATGGGGAGCTATCAAAAGTCTGCTCAAGTCACGATCCCTATAATCCTCAATTCATTGAAGAACTGACACCTGAAAACAGTGATGTCGCCCCGGGAACATTGGCCAAGGACGGCAGTCTGCTGCGTCCTTTCATCGTTTTCTTTGGAGAAAGCGTCCCGATGATAGCGCCGGCAGCCCGCGAAGTGGCTTCAGCCGACATCTTTGTCATCATCGGGACGAGTCTTAATGTCTATCCTGCAGCAGGGCTTCTACAGTATTGCAAGCCCGACATTCCCATCTATCTCATCGACCCAAATCCTGTGAATGCAGGCGGATATCGGCATGTAAAGCAGTTGCAGATGGGGGCGAGTGAGGGAATGAAAGCATTGATAGAGAGCCTCCCTCAGGCCTCTTTCAAGGGGGAAGAGAGCCGAGCTTGA
- a CDS encoding FKBP-type peptidyl-prolyl cis-trans isomerase, with the protein MKQLAFVATMVIAAATFSACGNSTPKADLKNDVDTMSYAMGMAQSQGLKEFLVGRMQIDTTYMDEFIKGLNDGANAGDDKKTAAYYAGIQIGQQISNQMIKGINSEVYGQDSTKSISLKNFMAGFIAGTTGKNNDVKMTSEQAQQLAQTKMMAIKSKNMEKEYGPNKVAGEKWLAANKNKAGVKTLPSGVQYKVIKEGKGAMPQDTSTVVVNYEGKTIDGKVFDSSYKRGEPITLKANQVIKGWTDALVHMPAGSVWEVYIPQNLAYGDREQGQIKPFSALIFKIELVKVGSK; encoded by the coding sequence ATGAAACAATTAGCATTTGTAGCCACTATGGTTATTGCTGCCGCAACATTCTCCGCTTGTGGCAATTCAACTCCAAAAGCCGACTTGAAGAACGACGTAGACACAATGAGCTACGCCATGGGTATGGCTCAGTCTCAAGGACTGAAAGAGTTTCTCGTAGGTCGTATGCAGATTGATACTACCTATATGGACGAGTTTATCAAAGGTCTTAACGACGGTGCCAACGCTGGTGACGACAAGAAAACAGCTGCTTACTACGCCGGAATACAGATAGGTCAGCAGATTTCTAACCAGATGATCAAGGGCATTAACAGCGAAGTGTATGGTCAGGACTCTACAAAGAGCATCTCACTGAAGAACTTCATGGCCGGTTTCATTGCCGGAACAACGGGCAAGAACAATGATGTGAAGATGACATCCGAGCAGGCACAGCAGCTTGCACAGACCAAAATGATGGCTATCAAGAGCAAGAACATGGAGAAAGAGTACGGCCCAAACAAAGTAGCCGGTGAGAAATGGTTGGCTGCCAACAAGAATAAAGCAGGCGTAAAGACCTTACCTTCGGGCGTACAATATAAGGTTATCAAGGAAGGAAAGGGTGCAATGCCACAGGATACTTCTACAGTTGTTGTCAACTATGAAGGCAAAACAATCGACGGAAAGGTTTTCGACAGCAGCTATAAGCGCGGAGAACCCATCACTTTGAAAGCCAACCAAGTCATCAAAGGCTGGACAGATGCACTCGTTCACATGCCTGCCGGCTCTGTATGGGAAGTTTATATTCCCCAAAACTTGGCTTATGGCGACCGCGAACAAGGCCAGATCAAGCCTTTCTCTGCCCTCATCTTCAAGATTGAATTGGTTAAGGTAGGCAGCAAATAA
- a CDS encoding FKBP-type peptidyl-prolyl cis-trans isomerase, which yields MDKVSYALGIGIGRQLSQMGAAELNIDDFAQAIKDVIAGNLKLDEAEAQQLVQEFFAKQEAKQQAAASEKGKVAKAEGEKFLAENGKKEGIITTASGLQYQILREGNGKSPKATDTVECHYEGTLIDGTKFDSSYDRGQTATFPLNQVIAGWTEGLQLMKEGGKYRFFIPYNLGYGERGAGASIPPFAALVFDVELVTVK from the coding sequence ATGGATAAAGTAAGCTATGCACTCGGCATCGGTATCGGCAGACAGTTGTCGCAGATGGGTGCCGCAGAACTTAATATTGACGATTTTGCACAGGCCATTAAAGACGTTATCGCCGGCAACTTGAAGTTAGATGAGGCTGAAGCACAGCAACTTGTGCAGGAATTCTTTGCAAAACAAGAGGCCAAACAGCAGGCTGCAGCGTCTGAAAAGGGCAAGGTTGCCAAGGCTGAAGGCGAGAAATTCCTCGCAGAGAACGGCAAGAAAGAGGGTATCATCACGACAGCTTCGGGGCTGCAATACCAGATATTGCGCGAAGGAAACGGTAAAAGTCCGAAGGCTACTGATACGGTTGAATGCCATTACGAAGGCACATTGATAGACGGAACGAAGTTTGATTCGTCGTATGACCGCGGTCAAACCGCCACATTCCCACTCAACCAAGTGATTGCCGGCTGGACAGAAGGACTGCAACTGATGAAAGAAGGCGGCAAATATCGCTTCTTCATCCCCTACAACCTCGGCTATGGCGAGCGCGGTGCAGGCGCATCCATTCCTCCGTTTGCAGCCTTGGTGTTCGATGTAGAGCTTGTAACAGTGAAATAA
- a CDS encoding fused gamma-glutamyl-gamma-aminobutyrate hydrolase/peptidase, whose product MTNRFQLGTYLDEIYSTFPEAEHRPMIGITANYADGDATIRSVYYRQIVKAGGTPVIIPPISDRHVLINTLDRIDGLVLTGGADYNPLWSGEEPLQALHHINRERDLPELLLTRLAYNRQIPMLGTCRGMQTLALALGGRLTQDIKTPLKHGQDAEREEPTHSITIQENSILAALYGTRTFVNSFHHQAVAECGEKFHITATAPDGIIEAMESSEQKAIIGVQWHPEWLEEEGLKLFQWLTERSAEFSKAKRLHSHMLTFDSHCDTPMFFSQGIHFEQRDPRILYDLHKMNDGRHDAVTMVAYLPQHPKPGEIPEGMSPKQYADSIFDQIEAIVKREKAYISIARTPDDLYLNKAQGRKSIMLGIENGLAIENDIANVEHFAKRGITYITLCHNGDNAICDSARGTGTHGGVSAFGEQVIHEMNRLGIMVDLSHGGEKSFYDALDISTTPIVCSHSNCKALCDVPRNLTDDQLRALAAKGGVAQTTMYHGFLKKEGEASILDAVAHLEHAIDIMGIDHVGVGTDFDGDGGIKGMADASEMINFTIQLLRRKYSETDIEKIWGGNWLRVMRGVKEKASVRF is encoded by the coding sequence ATGACGAACAGATTTCAACTCGGGACCTATCTTGATGAGATATATTCCACATTTCCAGAGGCCGAACATCGTCCGATGATTGGCATTACGGCGAATTATGCCGACGGTGACGCCACAATTCGCAGTGTCTACTATCGCCAAATCGTAAAAGCAGGAGGCACACCTGTTATCATTCCCCCCATATCCGACCGCCATGTACTCATCAATACGCTTGACCGTATTGACGGACTTGTGCTTACCGGCGGAGCCGACTACAACCCGTTGTGGAGCGGGGAGGAGCCTCTTCAAGCACTTCATCATATCAACCGCGAGCGCGATCTGCCCGAACTGCTGCTCACAAGATTAGCTTATAACCGACAAATTCCTATGCTTGGAACTTGCCGAGGCATGCAAACGCTGGCACTTGCTTTAGGCGGAAGGCTTACACAAGACATCAAAACACCGCTGAAACACGGACAAGACGCTGAGCGCGAAGAGCCTACACACAGCATCACCATACAGGAAAACAGCATATTGGCAGCCCTCTATGGCACGCGCACTTTCGTCAACTCGTTCCATCATCAGGCTGTAGCTGAATGCGGAGAAAAGTTCCATATCACCGCAACTGCACCCGATGGCATCATTGAGGCTATGGAAAGCAGCGAACAAAAGGCAATTATCGGTGTGCAATGGCATCCCGAATGGCTCGAAGAAGAGGGGCTGAAACTCTTCCAATGGCTTACGGAACGCAGTGCAGAATTCAGCAAAGCAAAACGCCTGCACAGTCATATGCTGACCTTTGACAGCCATTGTGACACACCGATGTTCTTTTCCCAAGGCATTCATTTCGAACAAAGAGACCCGCGAATCCTTTATGATCTGCACAAAATGAACGACGGGAGACACGATGCAGTGACGATGGTTGCCTATCTGCCTCAACACCCGAAGCCCGGCGAAATCCCTGAAGGCATGTCTCCAAAGCAGTATGCTGACAGCATATTCGACCAGATAGAAGCTATCGTTAAGCGTGAGAAAGCCTACATTTCTATCGCTCGGACACCTGACGACCTCTATCTGAATAAAGCGCAGGGACGCAAGAGTATCATGCTTGGAATAGAGAACGGATTGGCCATTGAGAATGACATTGCAAACGTAGAACACTTTGCAAAGCGCGGTATTACTTATATCACACTGTGCCACAACGGTGACAATGCCATCTGCGACAGTGCCCGAGGCACGGGTACTCACGGCGGAGTGAGCGCTTTCGGCGAGCAGGTAATCCACGAAATGAACCGACTTGGTATCATGGTTGACCTCAGTCATGGCGGTGAAAAGAGTTTTTATGATGCCTTAGACATCAGCACCACGCCGATTGTTTGCAGCCACAGCAACTGCAAAGCGCTGTGTGATGTACCGCGTAACCTCACCGATGACCAGCTACGTGCACTTGCAGCAAAGGGCGGTGTGGCTCAAACCACGATGTATCATGGCTTTCTCAAGAAAGAAGGTGAGGCCTCAATCCTCGATGCCGTGGCTCATCTTGAACATGCTATCGACATCATGGGAATAGACCATGTGGGCGTAGGAACCGACTTTGATGGCGATGGTGGCATCAAGGGAATGGCCGATGCGTCCGAGATGATCAATTTCACCATCCAGCTTCTCCGCCGAAAATACAGTGAGACTGATATTGAGAAGATATGGGGCGGCAACTGGCTGAGGGTGATGCGAGGCGTAAAAGAGAAGGCCTCCGTTAGGTTTTAA
- a CDS encoding TlpA family protein disulfide reductase, with protein MKRFFASLSGLIPFLVHAQLAVVEAPDTTLLSGSMFTNEAQPLEKLAFNRKGIATYNNPSLKEKAQIQLLLADGKTYCIVVEPGKTQRLKLTRGKGGKLQAQYKGANIVLSQLLNELAAFVPEKNAAYEMANRSVDTISFAEAHRRLDERYHRLVKIAGELGTPDERARHLRDVELAYLSNRLLLLSDEDYQHQRDPNEDKRYMALINDINPDDTAYIQRGLTDMFVRSKIPFSVMQEATVGSYGEAYLNAVDAHVHNPHVRSFLMEGLVGAILGQMPANEVESFWAVVKAKAAPEIVQKYQHVVDAQRATKPGVKCPDITFSDAEGKKHHLSDYFGKVLYIDLWATWCKPCLAEIPALAAQVEHYKNDNRVQFISISLDKSRAAWLTRLQKDRPQWLQFNANDEENTVISAAFSVMSIPRFILIAADGTVLDAEAFRPSDKDFQKKLEGLLQ; from the coding sequence ATGAAACGTTTTTTTGCAAGCCTTTCAGGGCTTATTCCTTTTCTGGTTCATGCGCAGTTGGCGGTTGTCGAGGCACCCGATACAACACTGTTGAGCGGTAGTATGTTCACGAACGAAGCCCAACCGTTGGAGAAACTCGCGTTCAATCGCAAGGGAATAGCCACCTACAACAATCCGTCTTTGAAAGAGAAAGCGCAGATACAACTGTTGCTTGCCGATGGAAAAACTTACTGTATAGTGGTTGAACCGGGCAAGACGCAGCGGCTGAAGCTTACGCGTGGCAAGGGCGGAAAGCTGCAGGCACAGTATAAGGGCGCCAACATTGTCCTGTCACAGCTGTTGAATGAACTCGCAGCTTTCGTGCCCGAAAAGAATGCGGCCTATGAAATGGCCAATCGAAGTGTGGACACTATCAGCTTCGCCGAGGCTCATCGGCGTCTTGACGAGCGTTATCATCGCCTCGTGAAAATAGCTGGTGAACTCGGAACTCCCGACGAACGGGCACGTCATCTGCGCGATGTTGAATTAGCTTATCTGTCTAATCGTCTCCTCCTTTTATCTGATGAAGACTATCAACATCAGCGTGATCCCAATGAAGATAAACGTTACATGGCGTTGATTAACGACATCAATCCTGATGATACGGCCTATATACAACGCGGACTGACCGACATGTTTGTGCGCAGCAAAATACCGTTTTCAGTGATGCAGGAGGCTACAGTTGGCAGCTATGGTGAGGCATATCTGAACGCTGTTGATGCTCATGTGCACAATCCTCACGTGCGTTCTTTCCTCATGGAAGGCCTTGTTGGTGCGATATTGGGACAGATGCCTGCCAATGAGGTAGAGTCATTCTGGGCCGTCGTGAAAGCCAAGGCTGCCCCTGAAATCGTGCAGAAGTATCAGCATGTTGTTGATGCACAGCGCGCCACAAAACCTGGTGTGAAGTGCCCGGATATCACATTTTCGGATGCCGAAGGCAAGAAACACCACCTTAGCGACTATTTCGGCAAGGTGCTTTATATCGACCTTTGGGCCACTTGGTGTAAGCCTTGCCTTGCTGAAATCCCTGCCCTTGCAGCACAGGTTGAGCATTATAAGAACGACAATCGCGTGCAGTTCATCAGCATCAGCCTTGACAAGAGCCGCGCTGCATGGTTGACCCGCCTGCAGAAAGACCGTCCGCAGTGGCTCCAGTTCAATGCCAACGATGAGGAAAACACCGTTATCTCCGCGGCTTTCAGCGTGATGTCAATTCCTCGTTTCATTCTGATTGCAGCCGATGGTACTGTGCTTGATGCTGAAGCTTTCAGGCCTTCTGACAAGGATTTTCAAAAGAAGTTAGAGGGCTTGTTGCAATAA
- a CDS encoding Lrp/AsnC family transcriptional regulator produces the protein MDKIDTLDKKILSILSKNARIPFKDVAEACGVSRAAIHQRVQHLMENGAITGSGFDVNPKSLNYSTCTYVGLNLERGSMYKDVVKRLIGIPEIVECHFTTGPYTMLLKLYAKDNEQLMDLLNNQLQSIPGVVSTETLISLEQSIKREIPVPIDEN, from the coding sequence ATGGATAAGATCGATACACTTGATAAGAAAATACTGAGCATTCTTTCTAAAAATGCACGCATTCCATTTAAAGATGTGGCCGAAGCTTGTGGCGTTTCGCGTGCTGCCATCCACCAAAGGGTGCAGCATCTCATGGAGAATGGCGCCATCACGGGTAGTGGTTTTGATGTCAATCCGAAGAGCCTCAACTACTCCACTTGTACCTATGTAGGACTCAATCTTGAGCGTGGAAGCATGTATAAAGACGTGGTGAAACGGCTCATCGGCATTCCCGAAATCGTGGAATGTCACTTTACAACCGGCCCCTACACGATGCTCTTAAAGCTCTATGCCAAAGACAACGAGCAGCTGATGGACTTGCTCAACAACCAATTACAAAGCATTCCGGGCGTCGTTTCGACCGAAACTCTGATCTCACTTGAGCAGAGCATCAAGCGCGAAATACCCGTTCCTATCGATGAAAACTAA